The Corylus avellana chromosome ca8, CavTom2PMs-1.0 genome has a segment encoding these proteins:
- the LOC132191151 gene encoding snakin-2-like — protein sequence MAISNSLIASLLISLLVIHLAEADQMVNNKISGKPLPAKMDCGGACDARCQLSSRPNLCKRACGTCCARCNCVPPGTSGNHDVCPCYANMTTRGNKRKCP from the exons ATGGCCATCTCCAACTCTTTAATTGCTTCTCTTCTCATTTCTCTACTCGTTATCCATCTCGCTGAAGCTGATCAGATg GTGAACAATAAGATATCAGGGAAACCTTTACCGGCGAAAATGG ACTGTGGAGGAGCATGTGATGCCAGGTGTCAGTTATCCTCGAGGCCGAATCTGTGCAAGAGGGCATGTGGAACCTGCTGTGCCCGTTGCAACTGTGTTCCTCCGGGCACCTCCGGCAACCATGATGTCTGCCCCTGCTACGCCAACATGACCACTCGTGGCAACAAACGCAAGTGTCCTTGA